In one window of Gemmatimonadota bacterium DNA:
- the tuf gene encoding elongation factor Tu, protein MGKPIFERTKPHVNVGTIGHVDHGKTTLTSAITMTQAKKFGGDAISFDQIDKAPEERARGITIATAHVEYETANRHYAHVDCPGHADYVKNMITGAAQMDGAIVVVSAADGPMPQTREHILLARQVNVPYIVVFMNKVDMVDDEELLELVELEIRELLSEYDFPGDDIPVVMGSALGALEAEGEEGEATKCIQELMDAIDSYIPVPKRDIDKPFLMPVEDVFSITGRGTVATGRIERGIVKKGEEVEVVGMTDKSRKTVVTGVEMFRKILDEGRAGDNAGLLLRGVGKDEIQRGQVLAAPGSITPHTKFKAEVYVLTKEEGGRHTPFFNGYRPQFYFRTTDVTGAAQLPEGVEMVMPGDNVQMEVELIMPIAMDPELRFAIREGGRTVGAGVVTEIIE, encoded by the coding sequence ATGGGCAAGCCGATATTCGAGCGAACGAAGCCACACGTAAACGTGGGCACGATCGGTCACGTGGATCACGGGAAGACGACTCTGACGTCTGCGATCACGATGACGCAGGCGAAGAAGTTCGGTGGAGACGCGATCTCGTTCGATCAGATCGACAAGGCACCTGAAGAGCGGGCGCGCGGGATCACGATTGCGACGGCACACGTGGAGTACGAGACGGCGAACCGTCACTACGCGCACGTGGATTGCCCGGGCCACGCGGACTACGTGAAGAACATGATCACGGGTGCAGCGCAGATGGATGGTGCGATCGTGGTGGTGAGCGCAGCGGACGGACCGATGCCGCAGACACGGGAACACATCCTTCTGGCTCGTCAGGTGAACGTGCCGTACATCGTCGTGTTCATGAACAAGGTGGACATGGTGGACGATGAGGAGCTGCTGGAGCTGGTGGAGCTGGAGATTCGGGAGCTACTGAGTGAGTACGACTTCCCGGGCGACGACATCCCGGTGGTGATGGGCTCGGCGCTGGGGGCTCTGGAGGCTGAGGGCGAGGAGGGAGAAGCGACGAAGTGCATCCAGGAGTTGATGGATGCGATCGACTCCTACATCCCGGTCCCGAAGCGGGACATCGACAAGCCGTTCCTGATGCCGGTGGAGGACGTGTTCAGCATCACGGGCCGGGGGACGGTGGCGACGGGTCGTATCGAGCGCGGGATCGTGAAGAAGGGCGAGGAAGTGGAGGTGGTGGGAATGACGGACAAGAGCCGGAAGACGGTGGTGACCGGCGTGGAGATGTTCCGGAAGATTCTGGACGAAGGCCGAGCGGGCGACAACGCGGGACTGCTACTGCGTGGTGTGGGCAAGGACGAGATCCAGCGAGGCCAGGTACTGGCGGCTCCGGGCTCGATCACGCCGCACACGAAGTTCAAGGCGGAGGTGTACGTTCTGACGAAGGAAGAGGGAGGCCGGCACACGCCGTTCTTCAACGGCTACCGTCCGCAGTTCTACTTCCGCACGACGGACGTGACGGGCGCGGCGCAGCTACCGGAAGGTGTGGAGATGGTGATGCCGGGCGACAACGTTCAGATGGAAGTGGAGTTGATCATGCCGATCGCGATGGATCCGGAGCTACGGTTCGCGATTCGTGAAGGTGGTCGTACGGTTGGTGCTGGTGTGGTCACGGAGATTATCGAGTAG
- the rplK gene encoding 50S ribosomal protein L11 — MARKVIGFIKLHVPGGQANPAPPVGPALGQHGVNIMEFCKQFNAKTQDKQGITIPVEITVYADRSFSFITKTPPASVLILRAIGLPKGSGEPNREKVGKISRGQLEEIASTKMEDLNANDMDAAVQMIAGTARSMGVEVEG; from the coding sequence ATGGCGAGAAAAGTCATTGGCTTCATCAAGCTCCATGTGCCGGGTGGCCAAGCCAACCCGGCGCCGCCGGTCGGTCCCGCTTTGGGCCAACACGGTGTCAACATCATGGAGTTCTGCAAGCAGTTCAACGCGAAAACCCAGGACAAGCAGGGCATCACGATCCCTGTGGAGATCACTGTTTACGCGGACCGGTCCTTCTCGTTCATCACCAAGACGCCGCCGGCGTCGGTGTTGATCTTGCGCGCGATCGGGCTGCCGAAGGGCTCTGGTGAGCCCAATCGCGAGAAGGTCGGAAAGATCTCCCGGGGGCAGCTCGAAGAGATTGCATCGACCAAGATGGAAGACCTCAATGCCAACGACATGGACGCCGCCGTGCAGATGATCGCCGGCACGGCCAGATCGATGGGTGTGGAAGTAGAGGGGTAG
- the rpmG gene encoding 50S ribosomal protein L33 — protein sequence MRDKVILACQECKERNYNKTKNKRLHPERVEYRKYCPRCRTHTQHKETK from the coding sequence ATGCGCGACAAAGTGATCCTTGCCTGTCAGGAGTGTAAGGAGAGGAACTACAACAAGACGAAGAACAAGCGTCTCCACCCCGAGCGCGTGGAGTACCGGAAGTACTGCCCTCGGTGCCGGACGCACACGCAGCACAAGGAAACGAAGTAG
- the rplL gene encoding 50S ribosomal protein L7/L12, with translation MATNQEELLETIGNMTVLELSEFVDAFKDKFNVTAMAAPVAMLPGMAGPGAEAAAEEKDEFDVVLESFGDKKIQVIKVVRELTGLGLKEAKDLVDGAPGTIKEGASKQEAEEMKSRLEDVGAAVALK, from the coding sequence ATGGCGACGAATCAGGAAGAGCTGCTCGAAACCATCGGCAACATGACCGTTCTCGAGCTGTCGGAGTTCGTTGACGCCTTCAAGGACAAGTTCAACGTCACTGCGATGGCTGCTCCGGTTGCGATGCTGCCGGGCATGGCCGGTCCAGGCGCTGAAGCTGCCGCCGAGGAGAAAGACGAGTTCGACGTCGTTCTCGAGAGCTTTGGCGACAAGAAGATCCAGGTCATCAAAGTCGTGCGCGAGCTCACCGGCCTCGGTCTCAAGGAGGCGAAGGATCTCGTAGATGGTGCCCCGGGCACGATCAAAGAAGGTGCGAGCAAGCAGGAGGCCGAGGAAATGAAATCCAGGCTCGAGGACGTCGGCGCCGCAGTCGCGCTCAAGTAG
- the secE gene encoding preprotein translocase subunit SecE: MVVVEKIQETKTFVEECWIELQKVTWPDADQLRSATIVVVAFTIVVSIIIWMMDKFSGWVVGLIMGIFGA, from the coding sequence ATGGTTGTTGTCGAGAAAATCCAGGAAACGAAGACCTTCGTGGAGGAGTGCTGGATCGAGCTCCAGAAGGTGACGTGGCCTGACGCGGATCAGCTCCGGAGCGCGACCATCGTGGTCGTGGCTTTCACGATCGTGGTCTCGATCATCATCTGGATGATGGACAAGTTCTCTGGTTGGGTTGTGGGGTTGATCATGGGGATCTTCGGAGCCTGA
- the nusG gene encoding transcription termination/antitermination factor NusG: protein MAETAAETRWYAIQTYSGHENKVQRLIERRIEDEPGEGDAQEIREVLVPTQEVTEIRSGKRVTVTKRLYPGYVLVEMVLNERTQYVINNIQGVIKFVGQGRVPQPLREEEINKILGVEVETETQDREEILFHVDQVVEVTQGPFTDFSGTVQEVYADKGKVKVEISLFGRPTSVELDYTDLKGY, encoded by the coding sequence ATGGCTGAGACTGCGGCGGAAACGCGCTGGTACGCGATCCAGACCTATTCCGGGCACGAGAACAAGGTCCAGCGGCTCATTGAGCGCCGGATCGAGGATGAGCCGGGCGAGGGGGACGCGCAGGAGATCCGCGAGGTTCTGGTCCCGACGCAGGAAGTGACCGAGATCCGCAGCGGGAAGCGTGTGACCGTTACGAAGCGACTTTACCCCGGCTATGTGCTGGTAGAGATGGTTCTGAACGAACGGACCCAGTACGTGATCAACAACATCCAGGGCGTGATCAAGTTCGTTGGGCAGGGGCGTGTACCTCAGCCGCTGCGCGAAGAAGAGATCAACAAGATTCTCGGCGTCGAGGTCGAGACCGAGACTCAAGACCGCGAGGAGATTCTCTTCCACGTGGACCAGGTCGTCGAAGTCACGCAGGGGCCGTTCACGGACTTCAGTGGAACGGTTCAGGAGGTGTATGCCGACAAGGGGAAGGTCAAGGTCGAGATATCGCTGTTCGGTCGACCGACCTCCGTCGAGCTCGATTACACGGACCTGAAGGGTTACTAG
- the rpoB gene encoding DNA-directed RNA polymerase subunit beta, whose translation MPMPNLLDVQLRSFEQLVDPDSNPDEQWDFGLDRVFSEIFPISDVNDYFTLEFVSAALGEPKYSVEECMERDMTYAAPLKATLRLIVWEQPEEDEEERRKRRKRKKKEPPPADRRPVDIIEKEVYLGDLPLLTELGTFIVNGAERVVVSQLHRSPGVVFEESIHPNGTKLYSARIIPFRGSWVEFTLDINDICYVHIDKKKKFPATALLRALGYGTDAEIFQLFYDVTQVKLTGKNATTLEELEGKVVAEEFVDPETGEILIENGEEIAEEVREILERLGTKKLKIYTTDRQTPRGDSPMIKNTIKKDPTDSEEDALYAIYSLLRPGDAPNVDTARAALERVFFSPKRYDLGRVGRYKINQRLGVDIPRTQTVLTKDDFISIIRHLIELNEGRGYTDDIDHLGNRRVRTVGELIANQFSVGLSRMARLVKERMSINTDPDKVNIDDLVNARTVSAVIQAFFGSSQLSQFMDQTNPLAELTHKRRLSALGPGGLTRERAGFEVRDVHYSHYGRMCPIETPEGPNIGLITSLTTYSRINDLGFVETPYRVVKKGKVTNKIEWLSANEEEGARIAQANAPLGEKGNFLKEFVLCRAKGDFPLLRPGEIDYMDVSPDQLVSVAAALIPFLEHDDANRALMGSNMQRQAVPLLYTDAPLVGTGLEAKVALDSGAVITARRGGTVTHVTADEILVDTGSIKPGHADQPLAKLTRFDRYRLKKFWRTNQDTAINQRPLVSIGETVKPGDIIADGPSTDAGELALGRNVLVAFMPWYGSNFEDAIVISEKLVKDDVFTSIHIQELELHVRDTKRGMEEITRELPNVAEESLVDLDERGIVRIGARVKAGDILCGKITPKGETELSPEEKLLTAIFGEKAKDVKDSSLRVPPGMTGTIIDVKMFSRRIDDPLLEKEHGAKIGDLRTLEREEIQRISEARDEELRGILNRQTVSLMLKKGTVESLLKEGEKFTKESIDEINFKKVDLATFKLQNKEASERIRRLVDEAQSRIQRVKEKTEEQIDKVFQPDELPPGVVQLVKVYVGEKRKISVGDKMAGRHGNKGIVARIVPEEEMPFLPDGTPVEIVLNPLGVPSRMNLGQILETHLGWAGMILGFESKSPVFQGANENEVGALLKLAGLKWVTDALHLEAQPPVTEDGIEQLVSTANLLPVVMAGSDEGNGNGTHAVGHTHGIGQPLDAYLALDLRKKQQKFIDDLAGFLVAAAEEISARGDDKMATLFPAIQKLKGRSSIKSGLDDAVVELMEYAEIFPNGKIRLRDGRSGRRFDFPVTVGSVYMLKLSHLVDDKIHARSIGPYSLVTQQPLAGKAQFGGQRFGEMEVWALEAYGAAHTLQEILTVKSDDVQGRSKVYEAIVKGENMPKPGIPESFNVLVKELQALGLSVTLGEEG comes from the coding sequence ATGCCGATGCCGAACTTGCTGGACGTTCAGCTCCGCTCGTTCGAGCAACTCGTCGATCCCGACAGCAATCCCGACGAGCAGTGGGATTTCGGGCTCGACCGTGTCTTTTCTGAGATCTTTCCGATCTCGGATGTGAACGACTACTTCACGCTCGAGTTCGTCAGTGCCGCGCTGGGCGAGCCGAAGTACTCCGTCGAGGAGTGCATGGAGCGTGACATGACCTACGCGGCGCCGCTCAAGGCCACGCTCCGCCTCATCGTCTGGGAACAGCCGGAAGAAGACGAAGAGGAGAGGAGGAAGAGGAGGAAGAGGAAAAAGAAGGAGCCGCCCCCGGCGGACCGTCGGCCGGTCGATATCATCGAGAAAGAGGTCTACCTCGGTGACCTGCCGCTCCTGACCGAGCTCGGCACGTTCATCGTCAACGGCGCCGAGCGCGTCGTCGTGAGCCAATTGCACCGGTCCCCGGGCGTGGTGTTCGAGGAGAGCATCCACCCGAATGGGACGAAGCTATATAGCGCTCGGATCATTCCGTTCCGTGGATCATGGGTCGAGTTCACGCTCGACATCAATGACATCTGCTACGTCCACATCGATAAGAAGAAGAAGTTCCCGGCGACCGCCCTCCTGAGGGCGCTCGGCTACGGAACCGACGCGGAGATCTTCCAGCTCTTCTACGACGTGACCCAGGTCAAGCTCACCGGGAAGAACGCGACTACGCTCGAGGAGCTCGAGGGCAAGGTCGTTGCCGAGGAGTTCGTCGATCCGGAGACCGGCGAGATCCTCATTGAGAACGGCGAGGAGATCGCTGAAGAGGTCAGGGAGATCCTCGAGCGTCTCGGCACGAAGAAGCTCAAGATCTATACGACGGATCGGCAGACGCCTCGCGGCGACAGCCCCATGATCAAGAACACGATCAAGAAGGACCCGACCGACAGTGAGGAAGACGCGCTGTACGCGATCTACTCGCTGCTCCGACCGGGTGACGCGCCGAACGTCGACACAGCTCGTGCCGCGCTCGAAAGGGTCTTCTTCAGCCCGAAGCGCTACGACCTCGGCCGGGTTGGCCGGTATAAGATCAACCAACGCCTGGGCGTGGACATCCCTCGCACCCAGACGGTGCTCACCAAAGACGATTTCATCTCCATCATCCGGCACCTCATCGAGCTCAACGAGGGCCGCGGCTACACGGATGACATCGATCATCTCGGCAATCGCCGCGTGCGTACGGTCGGTGAGCTCATCGCCAACCAGTTCTCCGTCGGCTTGAGCCGCATGGCGCGCCTCGTGAAGGAGCGCATGTCGATCAATACCGACCCGGACAAGGTGAATATCGACGACCTGGTCAACGCGCGGACCGTGTCCGCCGTGATCCAGGCCTTCTTCGGCTCGTCGCAGCTCAGCCAGTTCATGGACCAGACCAATCCTCTCGCCGAGCTGACGCACAAGCGTCGGTTGTCTGCGCTCGGGCCGGGTGGTCTGACGCGTGAGCGCGCGGGCTTCGAAGTCCGTGACGTGCACTATTCCCACTATGGGCGCATGTGCCCGATCGAGACTCCGGAGGGTCCGAACATCGGGCTCATCACATCGCTCACGACCTACTCGCGGATCAACGATCTCGGCTTCGTCGAGACGCCGTACAGGGTGGTCAAGAAGGGCAAAGTCACGAACAAGATCGAGTGGCTTTCCGCCAACGAAGAGGAAGGCGCCCGCATCGCCCAGGCCAACGCGCCGCTCGGCGAGAAGGGAAACTTCTTGAAGGAGTTCGTCCTCTGCCGTGCGAAGGGTGACTTTCCGCTGCTCCGGCCCGGGGAGATCGACTATATGGATGTCTCGCCAGACCAGCTGGTCTCGGTCGCCGCGGCGTTGATTCCCTTCCTGGAGCACGACGACGCGAACCGGGCGCTGATGGGCTCGAACATGCAACGCCAGGCGGTGCCGCTCCTCTACACGGATGCGCCACTCGTGGGCACGGGTCTCGAGGCGAAAGTAGCGTTGGACTCGGGTGCGGTGATCACCGCACGCCGGGGCGGCACCGTCACGCACGTCACCGCCGACGAAATCCTGGTCGACACCGGCTCGATAAAGCCGGGCCATGCGGACCAGCCGCTCGCGAAGCTCACGCGGTTCGACCGATACCGCCTCAAGAAATTCTGGCGGACCAACCAAGACACGGCGATCAACCAGCGTCCGCTGGTGTCGATCGGCGAGACCGTTAAGCCTGGCGACATCATCGCGGACGGCCCGAGCACCGACGCGGGCGAGCTCGCTCTGGGCCGCAACGTGCTCGTCGCCTTCATGCCCTGGTACGGTTCGAATTTCGAGGATGCGATCGTCATCAGTGAAAAGCTGGTGAAGGACGACGTCTTCACCTCGATCCATATCCAAGAGCTCGAACTGCACGTCCGGGACACCAAGCGCGGCATGGAAGAGATCACGCGCGAACTCCCGAACGTCGCCGAGGAGAGCCTCGTTGATCTCGACGAGCGCGGCATTGTGCGAATCGGGGCGAGGGTCAAGGCTGGCGACATCCTGTGCGGCAAGATCACCCCGAAGGGCGAGACCGAGCTCTCTCCCGAGGAGAAGCTGCTCACCGCGATCTTCGGTGAAAAAGCGAAGGACGTGAAGGATTCGTCGCTGCGCGTGCCCCCGGGAATGACGGGCACGATCATCGACGTGAAAATGTTCTCTCGCCGGATCGACGATCCGCTGCTCGAAAAGGAGCACGGCGCCAAGATCGGTGACTTGCGCACCTTGGAACGTGAGGAGATCCAGCGGATCTCCGAAGCGCGTGACGAGGAGCTACGCGGCATCCTCAATCGCCAGACCGTAAGCCTGATGCTCAAAAAGGGCACGGTCGAATCGCTCTTGAAAGAGGGCGAGAAGTTCACGAAGGAGAGCATCGACGAGATCAACTTCAAGAAGGTCGATCTCGCGACGTTCAAGCTTCAGAACAAGGAAGCCAGCGAGAGGATCCGGCGGCTCGTGGATGAGGCCCAGAGCCGCATCCAGCGGGTCAAGGAGAAGACAGAGGAGCAGATCGACAAGGTCTTCCAGCCCGATGAGCTCCCGCCAGGCGTGGTTCAGCTGGTGAAGGTCTATGTCGGAGAGAAAAGGAAGATCTCCGTCGGCGACAAGATGGCCGGACGTCACGGGAACAAGGGCATCGTCGCCAGGATCGTGCCCGAAGAGGAGATGCCGTTCCTCCCGGATGGGACCCCGGTCGAGATCGTTCTCAATCCGTTGGGCGTGCCGTCACGCATGAACCTCGGGCAGATTCTGGAGACTCACCTCGGATGGGCCGGCATGATACTCGGCTTCGAGTCCAAGAGTCCGGTATTTCAGGGGGCCAACGAGAACGAAGTCGGCGCCCTTCTCAAGCTTGCCGGACTGAAGTGGGTCACGGATGCCCTGCACCTCGAGGCCCAACCGCCGGTCACGGAGGACGGGATCGAGCAGCTCGTGAGTACGGCCAACTTGCTTCCCGTCGTTATGGCCGGCAGCGATGAGGGCAACGGGAACGGCACGCACGCGGTGGGACACACCCATGGTATCGGCCAACCTCTCGACGCTTACCTGGCGCTCGATCTGCGTAAGAAACAGCAGAAGTTCATCGACGACCTCGCAGGGTTCTTGGTCGCCGCTGCCGAGGAGATCTCGGCGCGAGGGGACGACAAGATGGCGACGCTCTTCCCGGCGATTCAGAAGCTCAAGGGCCGCTCGAGCATCAAGTCGGGTCTCGACGACGCGGTCGTCGAGCTCATGGAGTACGCGGAGATCTTCCCCAACGGAAAGATTCGGCTCCGAGATGGCCGGAGCGGTCGCCGCTTCGACTTCCCGGTCACCGTTGGCTCGGTGTACATGCTCAAGCTCAGTCACCTCGTGGATGACAAGATCCACGCGCGCTCAATCGGACCGTATTCGCTGGTTACACAGCAGCCGCTCGCCGGGAAGGCACAGTTCGGCGGGCAACGCTTCGGTGAGATGGAGGTGTGGGCGCTCGAGGCATACGGTGCGGCGCACACGCTGCAGGAGATCCTCACCGTCAAGTCGGACGACGTGCAGGGTCGCTCGAAGGTCTACGAGGCCATCGTGAAGGGTGAGAACATGCCGAAGCCGGGAATTCCGGAGTCGTTCAACGTGCTCGTGAAAGAACTTCAGGCTCTCGGCCTGAGCGTAACGCTCGGGGAGGAAGGGTAA
- a CDS encoding 50S ribosomal protein L1, translating to MATTGKRYASARSGVPVGVKFAPDEAVRLVKELAFANFDETVEVATRLGVDPRQADQLVRGTVVLPHGTGKAVRVLVIAQGEKETEAMEAGADYVGVEYLEKIQSGWLDFDVCVATPDLMGKVGPLGRVLGPRGLMPTPKAGTVTFDVGRAVSEIKAGKIEFRVDKTGNVHAPIGKVSFSEDQLKDNLGAFMDQIVRSKPSAAKGTYLRSVTVSSTMGPGVAIDPNLYRKGA from the coding sequence ATGGCTACAACAGGCAAACGTTACGCTTCCGCACGCTCCGGCGTCCCGGTGGGCGTCAAGTTCGCTCCTGACGAGGCGGTCAGGCTCGTCAAGGAGCTCGCGTTCGCGAACTTCGATGAAACCGTCGAAGTCGCGACTCGACTCGGGGTCGATCCCCGACAGGCAGACCAACTAGTGCGCGGCACCGTCGTTCTCCCTCACGGGACGGGCAAGGCCGTGCGCGTTCTTGTCATCGCCCAGGGTGAGAAGGAGACAGAGGCAATGGAGGCCGGCGCGGACTATGTGGGTGTCGAGTACCTCGAGAAGATCCAAAGCGGGTGGCTGGATTTCGACGTCTGCGTTGCGACCCCGGACCTCATGGGCAAAGTCGGCCCCCTGGGCCGGGTGCTCGGTCCTCGCGGGCTGATGCCGACTCCGAAAGCCGGGACCGTGACATTCGACGTCGGTCGGGCGGTCAGCGAGATCAAGGCGGGCAAGATCGAGTTCAGAGTCGACAAGACCGGGAACGTGCATGCGCCGATCGGGAAGGTGTCGTTCTCGGAAGATCAGTTGAAGGACAACCTGGGCGCCTTCATGGACCAGATCGTGCGTTCGAAGCCCTCCGCAGCCAAGGGCACGTACCTCAGGAGCGTGACGGTCTCCAGCACCATGGGACCGGGCGTCGCCATCGACCCCAACCTGTACCGCAAGGGGGCCTGA
- the rplJ gene encoding 50S ribosomal protein L10 produces MDRTTKESFVSDLRDRINKAPVVYLTDFTGLDVKAMTALRRSIKASGAEYLVVKNRLAKRAFAETELPDISGSLEGPTGMVFGYEDVVAPAKALSDFARDHDQKPVFKLGIMDNKILPAEQVDAIAKLPSRAVLYSMLAGVLEAPMAALASALEAKLQEMAGLIDALREEREKAG; encoded by the coding sequence ATGGACCGCACGACGAAAGAGAGCTTCGTCTCGGATCTCCGCGACCGCATCAACAAGGCGCCGGTGGTCTACCTGACGGACTTCACGGGGCTCGACGTGAAAGCGATGACGGCGCTGCGTCGGTCCATCAAGGCGTCGGGTGCCGAGTACCTCGTCGTCAAGAACCGTCTCGCCAAGCGAGCCTTTGCGGAGACGGAGCTTCCGGACATCTCAGGGAGTCTCGAGGGGCCGACGGGCATGGTGTTCGGATACGAGGACGTGGTGGCGCCTGCCAAGGCGCTCAGCGATTTCGCGAGGGACCACGATCAGAAGCCGGTGTTCAAGCTCGGGATCATGGACAACAAGATCCTGCCGGCCGAGCAGGTGGACGCGATCGCGAAGCTGCCGTCACGGGCCGTGCTCTACTCGATGCTTGCCGGCGTGTTGGAGGCCCCGATGGCTGCTCTCGCGAGCGCGCTCGAGGCCAAGCTTCAGGAGATGGCCGGACTGATCGATGCCCTCAGAGAAGAGCGCGAGAAGGCAGGCTGA